In the Desulfuromonas sp. DDH964 genome, GAGCAGAAGGAACGGCTCGCGCACCAGCTTCTCGATCGGATTATCGCCCTGCGGCGGGACGCCGGGGTGGGCTAGACGCCCGAGAGGAGTTCCAGCAACTGTTCGGGATTGGTAATGCCGTTCCGGAAGCGGGGACGGAGCTCGGCGAGCATGGCCTGGGCCGCCGGGGGGGGCAATTTGCCATCCCGCCAGAGGAGGTTGAGGTTTTTGCGGATCGTCTTGGCTGCGGCGATCGCCCGCTCCCCGGTCGGATCGGCCTTCCAGTAAGGACTCTGGTCGTGATGACTGAGGATGCTGACGACCGCTTCGCGGGCCAGGCCGAGGTACTCGTCCAGAAACTCTTCCGGCATCGTCCACTTCGAGGCGGTATTCAGCGAGCGCAGCATCTTCTGCCATTGCTGCAGGCGATTGAGCAGGAGCAGGGAGTTGAAGAGGCGCTTGTTGGTGGAAAAGGAGAAGATCGTGTCCGAAAGGACGCTGCGCAGCAGGGCATCGTTGCTGCGGTAGTTTTTGCGCGCCACGCTGCGCGCCACCTGCCACACCTTCGGATCGACGGTCGCCTCGGCGCGCATCTCCCAGTAGGTGTGCTTGAGCATCACCGTATTGAAGGTGCGCACCATCTTGAAGGGGACAAAATAGGAGTGGGCGACGGTATCTGCCGCAAGGTGCGAAAGATAGCCGTAGGCGCAGGCCCGTTGCGGTTCGGTCTGGGCTGCCGCGAGAACCTTGCTCCCCATGCGCCAGGAATGACAGTGTTGCAGGTAGTGGGTAAATTTTTTGCCGAGGGTGATGTCGGCGCTGATGCAGCCATAGAGAAAGTCCTGCGGCCAGGCACGCAGCAGCTGCTGCAGATGCGGCGGCAGGAGGGGAAGGTTCTCCAGGATGTAGGAGCCCATCTGCAGATGCACCCCCACCCCCCAGGCCCAGGCCGAATCGGGGAGGGCGAACAGCAGCAAGGCCGTCCATATGAATATCTTCAAGGCGTTGGCCTCATAGGCAAATCACTGGTAAAAGGATAGTCCACCGCTGCCGGGATGTAAAGGAACGATGGCCGAGAACCTCAGACGGGAACTGCACGACCTTACTGCCCAGGCCCGGGACCTGCTCGAAGACCTCGGGCGTCTTGGTCTTGGCGAAATCGCTCTGCCCGACCTTCCGGACCAGCTGCCGGTCTGTCCTCCGGCCATTCGTGGCATCGGGGAGGGCGGGGAGGAGCTCTGCCGCCGGGAGACCCTGGAAGAGATTCGCACCGAACTGGAAGACTGCCGGCGCTGCCCGCTCTGCCAGGGGCGGAAGCGGGTGGTCTTCGGGGTTGGCGACCCGCGCGCCCGGGTGGTCTTTGTGGGGGAGGCGCCGGGACGGGAGGAGGACGAAACGGGGGAGCCCTTTGTCGGCGAGGCCGGGCGCCTCCTCGACCGCATTCTGCTCGCCATGGGGCTCTCCCGGCCAGAGGTCTACATCTGCAACGTGATAAAGTG is a window encoding:
- a CDS encoding zinc dependent phospholipase C family protein codes for the protein MKIFIWTALLLFALPDSAWAWGVGVHLQMGSYILENLPLLPPHLQQLLRAWPQDFLYGCISADITLGKKFTHYLQHCHSWRMGSKVLAAAQTEPQRACAYGYLSHLAADTVAHSYFVPFKMVRTFNTVMLKHTYWEMRAEATVDPKVWQVARSVARKNYRSNDALLRSVLSDTIFSFSTNKRLFNSLLLLNRLQQWQKMLRSLNTASKWTMPEEFLDEYLGLAREAVVSILSHHDQSPYWKADPTGERAIAAAKTIRKNLNLLWRDGKLPPPAAQAMLAELRPRFRNGITNPEQLLELLSGV
- a CDS encoding uracil-DNA glycosylase → MAENLRRELHDLTAQARDLLEDLGRLGLGEIALPDLPDQLPVCPPAIRGIGEGGEELCRRETLEEIRTELEDCRRCPLCQGRKRVVFGVGDPRARVVFVGEAPGREEDETGEPFVGEAGRLLDRILLAMGLSRPEVYICNVIKCRPPGNRDPQPEEIAACEPYLKRQLAAIRPQLIVTLGKFAAQTLLQDPSPISRLRGHWREYQGIPLMPTFHPAYLLRTPSGKREVWEDMKQVLARLRAEG